The Candidatus Nomurabacteria bacterium DNA window GTTAGCAGCCCCTTATTCCTGTGGTACCGTCACCGAAGTTCGTCCCACAGAAAAGCAGTTTACACTCCGAAAAGCTTCTTCCTGCACGCGGCGTCGCTCCCTCAGGCTTTCGCCCATTGGGGAAGATTCTCGACTGCAGCCTCCCGTAGGAGTCTGGGCAGTGTCTCAGTCCCAGTGAGGCGGGTCATGCTCTCACACCCGCTACCCGTCGTAGCCTTGGTAAGCCGTTACCTTACCAACAAGCTGATGGGACATAGGCCCCTCCTGAAGCGATAAATCTTTACTCTCCAATCAGATGATTGGAGAGCACATCCAGTATTATCCCTCCTTTCGAAGGGTTATGCTGAACTTCAGGGTAGGTTACCAATGTGTTACGCTCCCGTTTGCCGTGGTTACATTGCTGCACCACTCGACTTGCATGCCTAATCCACGCCGCCAGCGTTCGTCCTGAGCCAGGATCAAACTCTTAGCATAAAGATTTTTTATTACCGCATCCGAAGATGAGGCACCAGAAAGATCTTCAAAACTGGTATGGAATCATTATTGGGATTCATGTGTACCGATCACGCTCGAACTGTCAACGATCTGAACTATTTTTTCTTATCTTTATGGGGCGTCCGAGCGTGAGCGGCGCATCCCCATCAGAGTGAAGAAAAAACAGTGGAATCCGATTCGAAAATCAGACGCTACTGTTTTTCCTTACACCGTCCTGCTAGTTGTTAGGGCAGAGGGTATGTGAAGGCTTGTTTCCAGCTAATCGTAAGAGCATGCACATTGTAATGGTACTCTGAAAACTTGTCAAGGAGGAAGGCAGATAGTCAAACTTGCTAAAAAGCCATAAAAAGCTTAGGTTTTAGATAGATCATTTGTAACTACCAATCATCATGAGAGAACGAGGGGGAGACATGTCCCGAGAAGTAGCCCGTACAGAGTCGAAAGAATACCCACCAGATCGCAATGGCAACATCATCCGAGAGGAGGTCAGCGAGCTGGCTGGCGGTGCCGTGCATCGTGAAGGCGGCATTGAAGAGGGTCCAGAAGCTGGACGCCGATGGAGCAAGTGGGATGAGAAGGAAGCGCGTCCGATCCCGGATGCACCAGCTGAGCTTCCGCTCTGGTATACCAGCGACCCGACGCAAATCAATGAGCTGCGGGCTCGGCGCTACGGCTTCATCACAGAAGCGTCGGAAAACGGTGGAGGTCCGTTAGCCGGCGACGCCTGGCTGCATGCCGAAGCTGACGTTGAAGTACTGCCAGTAGACCCTTTCTCGGCTGAGGCTCTCGAGCGAATGAGGGAGCTGAGCGCTGAGAAGCCTACACTCGTGATACAGGATGCCGACTTCGCAACTACCTACCGTCGGCATGAGCATGAGGGTCAAATCCGAATCGAGATCACTCGAGTTCATGACAACGGCACCAAGTTCACACGCGGCGAACACATAACTGGAGACCGCAAAGGTTCCGGCTGGATCACGCGTGAAGCCCCAGTCGACACACAGATTGTCGACGGCCTCGAACTTCAAACCGATGACGGCAGTCGAATCAATAGCCTCCAGGTCAAGAAATCGACTTTCAACTTCGGTACAGGGTCGCAGAACCGTCTCTACGTGGAATTCGTTGGGCGTCGGGAAAGCGAAAGCTAGCCCACGCACCTACGCATGAACAAAAGCCCTTGCATCACTGCTGGGGCTTTTCACTTGGCGGGAGAATTCTGTTTTTTGCCCACTAGCCTATCCCCCAACTTATCCCAGTTCACCTTGAGCATGAGATAAACTGCCAACACGGAAAGTACAAGAGTGAGGACATTCGAGACAAGATTCGACTGATTTGACCCGGCCACGGCTGAGGCTATATTAGTGTACTTACCAAAGGCAGCTAATCCGATAGTAATAACCATTTTACCGAGAGCAACCGGTATAAGCATGCGGATAAATCCATAGCGCAAAAAACCAAGCGGCACGATAAAGATGTCGTCTGGAATTGGCGTTGCACCAATCAAGAAAAGTACGATGTAGACATACCAGCGCTTATGCTCGATCAAGCGCTTCAATACATCCAGATTTTTTTTGTACACATCATTCGTCAACTTCTGACCAAAGTAACCCAGGAAGTAGGAGGAACCTTCTCCTAAACCAGCTCCAACCCCGGCAATAATTCCAAGGAGGAGAGGATTAATATCAGCCGCCGCAATTAGCACGATAACCACCGTATATGGTATCGGCACCACAATGGAGAAATTAGCTAAGAACGAAATGAGAAAGCCGCCTATGTAGCCCTGCGTTGCGCTAAGCGAAATCAACCAATCCCAAAAACGATTAAGTCCGTCACGGACTGCTGGCACTCCGGTTACTAACCAAATGTAGGCGGCAATAACCAGCAGGGTGATAACGAGGAAGCGTTCTTCTTTACCAAATCGTACTCTCATATGCTTGAGGGATGTTTCCGATACTGCTTTTTTCGCCAAGCCGCAATATCAGCATGGTTTCCGGTGAGTAATTCTTTTGGCACGCGCTTGCCTTTATACACTTCCGGTCGAGTATACTGCGGGTACTCAATCTGATCTGGACTATGAGAAAAAGTTTCATCAACTGAGGAGGCGTCATCACCTAAAACACCAGGGAGAAGTCGAGTGACCGCATCAATAACCACCATTGCCCCAAGCTCTCCTCCGGTTAAGACGTAGGGCCCGATAGAAATTTGCTGATTTACTAGGCTACGAATTCGCTCATCAAAACCTTCGTAACGACCAGAGACAAGTATGAGCTGATCCAGTTGTGCGAGCTCTCGCGCTTTTGCCTGGGTGAGAAATTGCCCTTGAGGTGAAAGCAGGATCACCTGCTTCTTCTTTGTACGAGGAGGAAGTGTCCGCCCGGCCACTTTGCGAAGCGCCCGATCAATCGGCTCTACCTTCATGAGCATACCAGGGCCACCGCCATAGGGCTTATCATCCGTAGTGTGGTGCTTATCTGTTGCGTAGTCGCGGATGTTATGCACGCGAAGATCCAGCAGTTTTTTCTGCTGCGCCCGCTTCAATATGCTTTCGTTACAATAATCCGACACCATGTTCGGAAAAATCGTCAGTACATCAATACGCATGGGCCTATTGTAGCGCGAAGTGGCCTATCCTTCCAGTTGACATAAAGGCAATTCTCCAGTACCTCTAGAATTATGTCACAACGATTCTTTCGCACCCTAATACTCAGTCTAGCCGGTCTAGCCCTGCCCAGCCTCGTCTTTGCTCAGGACTTCCCTGATATCGGCTCGCAAATTGGTTTAGGTGGTGCCGACCCACAAACTGTTATCGTAAATATCATCCAAACCCTCCTTGGCTTTGCTAGCCTGGTGGCACTGGTCTTTGTTATCTTAGGTGGTTTCCAATGGATGTTGTCTGCCGGGAATGATGAAAAAATTGCCCGGGCAAAGAAAACCATTAGCGCGGCAATTATCGGAATTATTATTGTGCTGATCTCTTGGGCAATAGTGCAGTTTGTCATCAACACTGTTCTAGAGGTAACGCAATAGCCAATAAGTAGCAAGGAGCAAGGATTGCTTCTAAAAAACTCATAACAAAAACCCCAGGTCATGACACGCTGGAGTTTTTGTTTTGTTGACTAGAGTTTCAGGTCGTCAACCGCACTGGTGTCTTCCGCCATCGGTGCGCTGTCCTCTTCATGTGAAGGGGCCTGACGCATACGATCGCTCTTTCGGAAGCCTTCTGGCTCGAAAATCTTCAGGTTGACCCGGGCGTGATTCTTTGCCCCGACAACGCGAAGTAGCGTGCGGACTGATTTTGCGGTCTGACCGT harbors:
- the trmD gene encoding tRNA (guanosine(37)-N1)-methyltransferase TrmD; this translates as MRIDVLTIFPNMVSDYCNESILKRAQQKKLLDLRVHNIRDYATDKHHTTDDKPYGGGPGMLMKVEPIDRALRKVAGRTLPPRTKKKQVILLSPQGQFLTQAKARELAQLDQLILVSGRYEGFDERIRSLVNQQISIGPYVLTGGELGAMVVIDAVTRLLPGVLGDDASSVDETFSHSPDQIEYPQYTRPEVYKGKRVPKELLTGNHADIAAWRKKQYRKHPSSI
- a CDS encoding KH domain-containing protein, encoding MAEQHSDQEFVEFVVKSIVDRPEDVTTERTVDEMGVLITLKVNPQDLGQVIGRNGQTAKSVRTLLRVVGAKNHARVNLKIFEPEGFRKSDRMRQAPSHEEDSAPMAEDTSAVDDLKL